Part of the Pieris brassicae chromosome 5, ilPieBrab1.1, whole genome shotgun sequence genome is shown below.
GACTCTTTTCAGGTAGTTTTCAAAGAAATCTGATCTCTGAGGGGAATGCATGGAAGcttaatttatagaataattcCGGCCACACTGCTCGTCCAATTAACTTTAGACCTCTAGCAGTGGATGGCTCGAAGATCTTACGTCCGATTACACAGAATGGGTTTTCATGTTCTTCGGAAGAGGTTGCATTTATATTAACGCCAAAAGCACATGATCCAATACAGTCTATTGTATACCTTGCCATCATCGACCGTACTCCTGCCTTAGGCTTCTGAAGCGAATCTTCAATCAATTTTTCCAGCCCCGCCGTGCATTCTTCTATCaagtaaaacattttcttCATTTTCGCGGACGAAAAGAATGGTGTTAAATGTTGCCGCACAACTTTCGACCGGTCACCACCTGACAAGAACAAGCCTACTGTTAAGATTTCTTTGGTTGCATAATCGCTATTTTCTCGGctgttaaagtaataaaagtcCTTGGCTAGGACAAGTTTGATGTACTCGAGGTTTTTCACAATTAAAGTCGGCTCCGTTCCGTAAAAGGCTCCGATGTATGGTTCTTCACGAAACTTGTCACATATCTTGTTCACAGCGTGTGTTATTGTATTAGGattatataatctttataGTTGCCGAAAAATGGAATTGGTTGGAGATAGGGTACGCCTCTCTGTTTCCAGTAGTTAAATTTGGAagttgttttgtataaaatcaaTGCGAATATTACGGTTAAGGCGAGAACAATCATCATTTTGCGACCGCTTTAGACCGAGACAAATATTGAATGGTCTTATATGACCGCTTTTACAGTTttgcttttataataaagtcgTATAACGACATACATACGATATAcgcttaaattttttaaattttaaggaCGAAATTCTGTTAATGACACTTGAAGTGAACAAAACGACCAATGtttgtaacataaataaaaatgtgtgcgtgttcTAGTGTACacacaaaagaaataaaacttctttatgactttatttttgtgaaaaatgatctactatatgcaactttacaggaattggttaaataaagttaaataagataaagttttattatcatagacatgaatacaaataatataattatttcattttacctcatTACTTCTAAGAATATTagagaatttcattaattgtaatagaattatattatcattgttatcgttattaatggcttcgaatctcttcgaatcaaccgtggtagagGCAAGAAAAAGATGGACACGTAccgaaaaaatgtgacgcgtaaccaaaAAATGAGACTTTTTTTCCAATATAGATAGAAAGGTTTCaccttaaaaaattaagtgaagaaagaaatagaaaatataaataaatcttccaTATATAGGCAGACAGATTAGCCAATATTTTTACGCTTACCTAATCTTATCAATACAAGATATAGAGTGTgaacatttataaacaaaatgttcaCTAACGATTCAAAACAACCTTCTCATTTGTATgcggaattaaaaaaatatgttgtgcaacaatattttaatttaaaaatgaattgttattttgaaattattgtcCAGTGCAGTAAACATAGATAGTTAATATAGAGACTAGCCCACGACACACGAATCCTAGTGTGGAGGCTTGTgaacttaatttttaactaaatagcctttttattatgtatattttttttaacctgCAATCAGCCTCTTGGCTTTTATCAGATTGTATGAAATGATGGCAATTAGGGAATGGAAATccaataatgtttaatttcccTCCGTAATTCGTAAACTATCAGACTGCAGCAAGTTTGGCCTTTTTCAGCCGATACACATAGTCGGTCGTTtccaacttttttatttattttaggcaAAATCTGTGTATTGCCTTAATTTTAGGTACTCTACGACTTGatggataaattaatatgtacgTATgcatattctttattttgtttaattataacatctttctcgattaaaaataatgtcatatgtacaataatatcataatgtgtattttaaattgcttttaaaaacttaatcaaTTTGTTCTCgtccaatatttatttttaatgtaatacagtttcaataaataaagtcaaggataatatttaaataaatatctacaaaTACTGTAAAGTAAATATGATTCTCAATTCATTACACGATTAAGCCCGCGaggcaaaataattaaaaattaaaaaaaaaatattgaattatattaaattaatatatatatatataattgtgtcATTAGTAGggaaattaagtaaaaaataaattctctatatttattataataaaataataatttagtagtagttattataaacaaaaaatggtAATAGATGGTAATATTATACACAACGATTTTAAAGCGTAAATTACagaataattttcaaataatcatGATAACCATATTAACACGTATAATATTTCTCGAAATATATAAGCCGGTAAAATCAGCAAGATATTTCTCTCGGtatgaatttcaaatatattccATGTTTAGGTTGAGTGGTCAGCGCGCGTGGTTCTAATTGCACTGTCATATGGGTCTCAGGTGCCAGTTCAACTCGAATTTTTCTCAGGATCGTGAGGAGACCTGCAGTCATTTGCATCTTGGCGAATCTCATTCCTAAAAAAGTATTTCGTTAAAATCATTCTAAATTTTTGTGtcacagaaataaaattaatctatacatgaatattttaagtgCAGTGTTTGTCTAGGTTAGGTTTGCGACTCTTATACCTGAGATGGCACGTAGTAATCCCGTCTGTGAACCAATGGATTTTCCACATTATGTATACAGTGGAAGGAAACACCTCAGGCCAAATTCTGAGGCTAAGaacaatatatgtaaaaacgTACAGtcaatttttatgttatctaaagaaaatatgaataaagttaatgACCGACCAAGTTTTAAGATTTCGGGTtttgttaaagaaaaacataaaagttCTGATTTCTCTATATACGTAATATAACTTGCACTTACCAATACATGTTCTAGGACCTTCTCCAAACGGCATAAAGGTGAATGGtttgatattttctttttcatcgCTCATAAACCTTTCAGGCCTGAAGACATCTGGATCAGGGAAATGTTCCGGATTCCGTTGTATATGTTGAACTGGTATATGAATACGCATGCCTTTATTTAAAAGCACTCCAGAAGGAAGTTTGTAATCTTCAACAAGTTCTCTTGTCAAAACACCAATTAAGGGATAAAGCCTTAACGTTTCATTAATGCAGGCGTCCAGCAAAGGTGTCTCACTAACACATTCGTATGATAGTTTATCGttctttgaaaaataatcGTCTACTTCATCTAATACTCGTTTTTGTATTTCTGGATTCTTTGCCATTTCAAAAAGCATAAAAGTCAGGGTGGTAGCTGATGTTTCAAATCCAGCTGCGAAGAACAGTGTACACTGGGAACTTAATAGATCATGATCGACTTCTAGtgttattttcttcttttcaCCCTTTAAGTTACTGATACTGTCACCGGTTAAAAATTTATCATCCCTCAGACCCAACACTAAATCTACAAAGTCGTGTCTGCCTGAATTCTTATATTGACGCTGTTCAAATACATTAGTGAGAAGATTGCTGAAAAATTCTGGTACCTCTGATGGAAAGGCTTTGAAACCTAAATTGTAGAAAATTGAAGGCCAGATAAGGCGGCTGACAACTTTAATACCTCTGATGTTAGAGGCCTCGAAAATCTTTTGCCCTATCTTCACGAATGGGTTGCTGCCATCGTCAAGTTTCATAGCCTTCGTATTAACGCCGAATGCACAGGATCCAATACAGTCGATTGTAAACCTTGACATTAAACCTCTAACCTCGACGCTAGGCTGTTTGCTTAAATCGAATAAGACTCTATCAAGGTTGTCTGAACATTCTTCTATGAGGTAGAACATTTTCTTCATTTTCGCCAAAGAGAATAGGGGAGTTACGTTTTGCCGTAAAATCTTCCAATTATCGCCATAAGTGAAGAATATATTTCTACCCAAGATTTCTTTACTTGAGTGCTCAGCAATTTCGCGGCTGTTGAAATAGTAGAAGTCTTTTGTTAGGATTAATTTTAAGTAGTCTGGGTCTTTAACAATTAACGTTGGTTCCGTTCCCACGAACGCACCAATGTATGGTTCTTTTGGGAATTGTTCGCATATTCCATTAACGACTTCGGTGAGAAACTTCTTCAGTAGTATGTATTCTTTGTAATTTCCAAACAGTGGAGTCGGTTGAAGATACGGTACATTTCGTTTCTTCcaataatcaaatttatattgtgacaaataatacaatattgataatattacacCAAGAAATGCAAGGAGTATTGCGGTTACTGCCATTTTTTTTGCTTTGTGAAATTAACATGATAGCACccttttatatacaatttttggtGCGTTAAACATTCTTatcacaattatatataattgtgataagagtaatatatatattatataagatacAAAAGATTATTAGGTAACCGATAAGCCCTAGAATAGGTTCCTAACCATAGACATGATTGTGTTGATAATATCGATGTTTGAATATTGCTTTTATTGCAGCTTTGTCTGTATAGAATAAGAGTGCTTATATTTATCTGATTTCAGTAAATCTCTGTCCTAAATTTTCCAACTGAATCGACTGCAGTCAAAATACGAGCACCTGCCAGTATTTCACCGAGTAGGTATACCATTGGAGTTTGGGAATCCGAACTCCCTTTAGTCGaatgaaataaacaattttaaacatatcatGCTAGTATTAAATCATGCTAAAGTATTCTATAGCAGTATTAACTATATGAATACATATAGATTATAAGGGCAAATGAAAGAACTTCTTACAATCGGTAAACCGGCCGGTTTTATTTGTAGCCTAGCATATACcaaggtaacactgaaaatgttaaggggcagttagaaacattgctaatgaaaacttttttcatttgtcatttgtttttgtggattggcggcaaatctaaaactcttacagttttttaaaaatagccaTATTGCAAGCTGTACAAAAAAAGAAGTTTCCTAATAAGTCCTATATCTCAATTAGTTACGTGACAGAAAATCGACGAAATATGGAAATTACTTCTGATGTTCATTCTAAAAAATTCTAGGGTGACTACATATATTAGACTGGCGGACCTGATACGTGTtgtaactatgaatattgatttcgaattggtataattaactaaaaaaatatttcagaaacaaagtgttggtttattatataacattctttgttagtttttgtggcgcgtatataaatagtttttttggtATTCCGACGGGAATAGAAGGCATAtaaaaaacatggattttcaagattaatgccacgaACAATaggcgactgtaattattttatatgtattttatcaatataattctACGATAGAAGTATTTGTTTGAAACGATTCCAATGTTCTTACACCCTCTtggacgatatttgcagcatgCATTCTGTTAATTGTATGTCAATCGCCCTaatgttatatgaaaaaagtttgaattgtaaaagcgctatgcactgaaaaaaaatgctatcgtaacaaaaataAGGATTACTTACTAATATGgtgtaataaaaacacaacACGCCGTTCGcccgtgatgccgtgaccaaggggaACAGggatatatatagaaattttaattttttgcatcgtacaaataaaaacgtgTTTGACATCTCATCGTGGAAGGTAAAGTCTAAAAATCTTACTTCCTTTATACTTACTGTAAGTTTGTTTATTTCGGTCTTACAAATAACCTTTTAATTCACTTTAAAACACATTCTTCTTCTacattaaaacacatttatttttgtatctcCCTCTATTAGGCATCGGTGTGGccttttttggcaaaggcccgctccaaatcccgccattTCTCACTGCACTGTGCCAGTCTCTGCGTCACCAACtgctattttcttaatttgtcTATGCATCTTTTTAGTAGTCCTCTTTTTTTAGGTTATTGCACCTTGGGCAACAATTAATAGTACCTTGCTCCACTTTTGTTTCgctcttaattaataataattgtcctCTTTTCCCATTTGACTTTTTTCCCATtctacttaaatttatttacgttcTGATATGATTATGCTTGTAAAATGCATTAACTGATAAGTTCTTGTAGCAAGTATATTGTTTTAggacttataaataaactttgccTGTAATTTATTGTGTGCTGTATATCATGTGATGGTTCCCGTGCTCAATGTTCTTGTATCATCTAGTCCAGCGCTGCGTTGGCTCATTTAACCTGAATTTAGTGTATTTCGGTCACAAGTTAGAAACCAATTATGATTGAAAGAGATATTTCttctactttaaataataattggtgATGTTTATACTCACCAAATGGCAGGTATGATAGATGAGGATAGATGTGTTGACACGAAGACATGACTTCCGGactttagtttaatattaaatattttatctgttttataatagttCTGCTAAAAGCTTTAAATTTTCCCCCAAATTCTTCTACCCATGTTGTAGAGTAGGTAGGTAtagaaattaagtaaaaaataagttatttacatttattattataaaataataatcacagTGTTACACACGAATGGgtaatctttatattatataaaaatcatggtAATATTATACAGACCGATTTTATAGCGTAAATTACAGAATAATTcacaaataatcataaaaaccacattaatacttatcattagaTTTCTCTTAATACATAAGGCGATAAAATTAGCAAGATATTTCTCTCGGtacgaattttaaatatattccatGTTTGGGTTGAGTGGTCATCGCGCGTGGTTCTAATTCCACTGTCATATGGGTGTCTGGTGCCAGTTCAACTCGAATTTTTCTCAGGATCGTGAGTAGGCCTGCAGTTATTTGCATCTTGGCGAATCTCAttcctaaaaaatatttcgttataAATAAGTTCTAAGATTTTGGgtcacaaataaataatataattttgttatcataactacataaattacattaaatatgaatatttattagcaGTGTTAGTGAGCGGTGCCTAGACTAGGCCGGTTTACTCACGGCGTtttggtttttatatataatctaagTTGCACTTACCAATACATGTTCTAGGACCTTCTCCAAACGGCATATAGGTGAATGGTTTGATACTTTCTTTTTCATCGCCCATAAACCTTTCAGGCCTGAAGACATCTGGATCCGGGAAATATTCCGAATTCCGTTGTATATGTTGAACTGGTATATGAATACGCATGCCTTTATTTAAAAGCACTCCAGAAGGAAGTTTGTAATCTTCAACAAGTTCTCTTGTCAAAACACCAATTAAGGGATAAAGCCTTAACGTTTCATTAATGCAGGCGTCCAGCAAAGGTGTCTCACTAACACATTCGTATGATAGTTTATCGttctttgaaaaataatcGTCTACTTCATCTAACACTCGGTTCTGTATATTTGGATTCTTTGCCATTTCAAAAAGCATAAAACTCAGTGTGGTAGCTGATGTTTCAAATCCAGCTGCGAAG
Proteins encoded:
- the LOC123709793 gene encoding cytochrome P450 6B2-like produces the protein MAVTAILLAFLGVILSILYYLSQYKFDYWKKRNVPYLQPTPLFGNYKEYILLKKFLTEVVNGICEQFPKEPYIGAFVGTEPTLIVKDPDYLKLILTKDFYYFNSREIAEHSSKEILGRNIFFTYGDNWKILRQNVTPLFSLAKMKKMFYLIEECSDNLDRVLFDLSKQPSVEVRGLMSRFTIDCIGSCAFGVNTKAMKLDDGSNPFVKIGQKIFEASNIRGIKVVSRLIWPSIFYNLGFKAFPSEVPEFFSNLLTNVFEQRQYKNSGRHDFVDLVLGLRDDKFLTGDSISNLKGEKKKITLEVDHDLLSSQCTLFFAAGFETSATTLTFMLFEMAKNPEIQKRVLDEVDDYFSKNDKLSYECVSETPLLDACINETLRLYPLIGVLTRELVEDYKLPSGVLLNKGMRIHIPVQHIQRNPEHFPDPDVFRPERFMSDEKENIKPFTFMPFGEGPRTCIGMRFAKMQMTAGLLTILRKIRVELAPETHMTVQLEPRALTTQPKHGIYLKFIPREISC